The DNA sequence CATCTGATAAGGCCGCACTTCGGCAAACGTGATCCCCTGGCCTTTGAAGGCGGTGTGGTACTCACCGCTAAAAAGACTGTCGACCAACCCCCGGGTGCGTACCTCTAAGCGACGGATTTTTTGGAACAACTCGCGCGGGATCATACCGTAGACGCTTACACCTTGCTGCAGCGTAGGGCAACGCGATGCATCCAATTCGGTTCGCCTGTGCGGCAAGCTAGCGTAAATGCGCTAAGACAAAAAGGGGAGTAGCCTTTGAATCAGCGCCCGGGCTTCGGTCTCAAGGAGCTCAGAGGCTTCTAGGCCGCGTCTCCAGGATTCTGGAAATGCAGACCATCCGTGGCGCGCGCCTAGCAGTGCTCCGACCATGGCTCCTATGGTGTCGGTATCGCCGCCTACGTTAATGGCCGATAGCAACGTGGCTTCGATCAGATCTGGGTTGCGCACAAACATCGCTACGGCAAACGGCCAGCTTTCGTCGGCTTGCGTTCCGGTGCCGTTGCATAGGTCCTGAAGATCTAAAGGAACGTCATGTAGGTGGGGTTGCAGTAGCCGAAGGCGGCGAGAGCAGGCTGCCGACACGTCGCCTAAGGCCGATTCTGCCCAAGTAGTAAGCTGGAGAAGATGCTGCCAAAAAAGATGCGCAGCAAAAGCATTGGGCGGTGTGCGCAATACTTCGGCTACAGCAAAGGCCTGGCCGAAGCCGGCCACCAGCGCTGTAGGATGCCGATGGGTAATGGCAAGGATGGGGTAGATAAAAGCCAGTGCCTCTTGGGGAGAAGCGCCAGTAGCGGCCCACCA is a window from the Rhodothermus bifroesti genome containing:
- a CDS encoding ADP-ribosylglycohydrolase family protein — protein: MTADRMLGALLGTAIGDALGMPVEGLSHDNVRRYYRGIKQYEPDRYRGDLQAGQWTDDTQFTFTLVHVLTEWLEANEHPKRFDAALGERLAAAYVAQLPQARRWGPTSRAAVARLMQGAAWNASGDACQPTNGAAMRAAPLGLWWAATGASPQEALAFIYPILAITHRHPTALVAGFGQAFAVAEVLRTPPNAFAAHLFWQHLLQLTTWAESALGDVSAACSRRLRLLQPHLHDVPLDLQDLCNGTGTQADESWPFAVAMFVRNPDLIEATLLSAINVGGDTDTIGAMVGALLGARHGWSAFPESWRRGLEASELLETEARALIQRLLPFLS